DNA sequence from the Microbaculum marinisediminis genome:
GCGAGCGGGCGATCAGCCCCTTGTCCTGGAAGCCGCGCAGCATGCGGCTAAGATAGCCCGCGTCGAGGCCGAGTTCGCGGCCCAGGTCGCTGGCCGTGACCGCGTCGCGATTGGCGATCTCGTAGAGCACGCGCGACTCGGCGAGCGAGTAGGGGCTTTTCAGAAGCCCGTCGTTGAGCAGTCCGATCTGGCGGGTATAGAAGCGGGTGAAACGGCGGACGGCCGCGGTTTCTGGTTCGGAAACGGACATGGCCCTCCCAATCCGTTTGACAAAATCAAGGGATTGATTGTCTCTGTCAACCGAATCCGCCGCAGAACGCCCTCTCGGCGATGGAAAGCCGGCGACATATTGTGTCGCGTCGGCGCAACGATTATTCGGTAGACGGCCCGTGGCCGTTCGATTCCCCGCCAGTTCAGGAGTTCGCTTGAAGGCCCGCCTAGACCAGATCGACTGGAAAATCCTCCGAGAGCTGCAGGCCGACGGGCGAATCACCAATGTCGAGCTCGCCCGCCGCGTCGGTATCTCCGCGCCGCCCTGCCTGCGCCGGGTGCGGGCGCTTGAGGATGCCGGCATCATCCGCGGCTACCGCACGCTGCTCGACGAGAAGAGCCTCGGCTACGACGTCACCGCCTTCGCCTTCGTCAGCCTGTCGAGCCAGGCCGAGGCCG
Encoded proteins:
- a CDS encoding Lrp/AsnC family transcriptional regulator is translated as MKARLDQIDWKILRELQADGRITNVELARRVGISAPPCLRRVRALEDAGIIRGYRTLLDEKSLGYDVTAFAFVSLSSQAEADLIAFEERIGEWPIVRECYMLSGETDFLLKCVAKDLRAFQDFIIELTGAANVRSVKTTLTIRQSKHEPSVPLE